Proteins encoded together in one Amblyomma americanum isolate KBUSLIRL-KWMA chromosome 1, ASM5285725v1, whole genome shotgun sequence window:
- the LOC144132937 gene encoding uncharacterized protein LOC144132937, protein MPCAFQDLVFLLQEHVVLVFKILQLHYDDPHKVRFEDRRLTATMKRLSGVHVLNHEHRFLDASGEPMLSLFAADRGIDQMSKIIVAALVKIYGPGIASASRARPGEVYVVHRCRRCGAKGHKTDHCGPTAHRAATPLQVAVEVLLQTALFRATSLFPGRSRASRFVPVFPLCRNRRQTSKSRGVS, encoded by the exons atgccttgcgcattccaggacctcgttttcctgctgcaggagcacgtcgtgctggtgttcaaaattttgcaactccattacgacgacccacataaggtgcggtttgaggaccgccgtctgacagccacgatgaagcgcttgtctggcgtgcacgttctcaatcacgag catcgtttcctggatgcttctggcgagccgatgctgtccttgtttgccgcagaccggggcatcgaccagatgtcaaagattatcgtcgcggccctcgtcaagatctacggaccagggatagcgtcggcttcaagggcaagaccaggagaggtgtacgtcgtgcaccggtgtcgtcggtgcggagccaaagggcacaagacggaccactgtgggcctactgctcaccgcgccgccacgccgctgcaggtcgcggttgaagtgctcctgcaaacggccctctttagggccacctcattgtttcctggcagatcgcgagcgtcccgtttcgtgcccgtattccctctctgtcgaaatcgacgccagacatcaaaatcgcgcggtgtgagctag